The stretch of DNA GTTCATGTAGGCCACCAGCAGATTCTGCGGCGCCTGCGGGAAGTAGCAGATCAGAGTGGCGGACCGGCCGTGGTTATTACCTACTGGCCCCACCCCCGCCTGGTGTTGGCCCCGCCCAGTACGCATCCGGCCCCCATGGAGCTGCACTTGCTCAACACCCAGGAGGAACGCAGCCAGAAGCTGGCCGAGTACGGCGTCGACTACCTGTTGATCATCCCGTTCACCCAGGAGTTTGCGGCCTGGACTTCGGAGGAATACATTCAGAATATACTGCTGCGCACGGTAGGCACCAGCAAACTGGTAATCGGCTACGACCACCGGTTTGGCAAAAACCGGGAAGGCGGCTTCGACTACCTAAGCCAGCACGCCGACCGCTACGGCATGACCGTGGAAGAGATTCCGCGCGAAGACGTGGACGCCGTGGGCGTAAGCAGCACCCGCATTCGGCGGGCTCTGGAGGCTGGCGACGTGGCCACGGCCAACCGTTATTTAGGGTATGACTACCCTCTCACGGGTACGGTGGTGAAGGGCCGGCAGCTGGGCCGCACTATTGGGTGGCCTACGGCTAATATCCACTGCGAAGAGCCCATGAAGCTGATTCCGGCCCGCGGGGTGTACGCCGTAATGGCCACTACGGTGGCCGGCACGCACCACGCGGCCATGCTCAACATAGGCGTGCGCCCTACCGTGGGTGGTAACCTGGCCCAAACCGTAGAAGCCCACTTGCTAGATTTCGATGGCGACCTATACGACCAGCCCCTCACGGTGCAGTTTGTGGCCCGCCTCCGCGACGAGCAAAAGTTCGAGGGCCTAGACGCCCTAAAGGCGCAGTTGTACCTGGATGCCGCAGAAGCTCGCCGCCACCTGATTGGCGGATAGGCAACCCGTAACTGCAAAGCCTTTTCCTGGTTTTGCCGTATCCTGCAGCCCTAAAGGTTTTTCCTACTATGGCTGCCTTTTTTTACCTGCGCATTATTCTATTGCTGCTTGGCTGGTTTAGCGCAACTGCTTGCCTTAGCCAAAGCACCGGTACGCTAACCGGCACCGTGCGCGACTCCGTGACGCAGGCGCCGCTGGAGCTGGCTAGCCTGTTCCTGGCTAATACTACGTACGGCGCCTCCACCAACGCTAAGGGAGAATTCTCGCTGCCCAACGTGCCCGTAGGCCAGTATGACCTGGTAATTTCCTACCTGGGCTACAAGCTTTACAAGCGCTCCATTGCCGTAAAACCAGGGCCGCAAACGCTCACGCTGTTGCTTACCCCTTCGGCGCAGCAGCTCGGCGAGGTGGTGGTGCGCCCTAACCCCAACCGCGAGGCTGACTACCAGCGCTTCGTGCAAACGTTTTTGGGCCAGTCGGCTTTCTCGCGGCAGTGCCGCATCCGCAACCCCAAGGATGTATACGTGGATTACGACAGCGACAAAAACGAGCTAACGGCTACTAGCCCGGCTTTTGTGCAGGTAGATAACGATGCCCTGGGCTACCGCGTGAAGTACTACGGCCTCAAGTTCACCCAGAATTTTCGGGAGCAGTACGTGGTGTTTTATGGCTACCCCGTGTTTGAAGAGATGAAGGCCCGTAATGAGCGGCAGCAGCGCCGCTGGGCAGCTAACCGTGAACAGGCCTACCGTGGCTCTCTCACGCACTTTCTGCACAGCATCTACACTGGCCAGGTTACGCCCGAGGGCTTTCTGGTGCAGAAAATGCGCGTGGTGCCCAACCCGAAATTCCCTCGCGCCGATAGCCTGGCTAATGCCCTGCGGCTAGCCCGCCGCAATACTGTTTTCTCTTCAGCCGACCAGGATTCCCTATCCCGCTGGGTGAAAGTACCGCGGGCTTTCTCTATGCTCTACACGGCCCCCAGGCCACTCGACAGTCTGCGCGGGGTGCAGCCAGACTCGGGCCGGGTGTGGCTTCGCTTCCGCGACTACCTCCAGGTTACATATCTTAAGGAGGCGCCCGACCCGGCGTATCATACGGCCAGGCCCATTAGTGCGGCAGCGGCCGCAGCGCTGCCCCCGAAAGGCCAGATATCGACGCTGATTCTGCTCCAGCCGGAAATTGAGATTCAGAAAAATGGCCAACTAACAGAGCCTTTAGGCGTTTTTACGGACGGCTACTGGGGATTCGAGAAAATGGGTGAATTTTTACCCCTCGATTACGCGCCGGCCGCGCCGGCTCCCTGATCTTAACTTTCCCACCCACCCTTTCCACCATGATCAATAAAGTTGTAGCCGACGCCTCCGAGGCCCTCCACGGCATCACCGATGGCATGACCCTCATGCTCGGGGGCTTCGGCCTGTGCGGCATCCCCGAAAACTCCATTCAGGAGCTGCTGCGCCGCGGCGTGAAAAACCTCACCTGCATCTCCAACAATGCCGGCGTCGATGATTTCGGCATCGGGCTGCTGCTCCAGACCAAGCAGGTGCGCAAGATGATTTCCAGCTATGTGGGCGAAAACGCCGAGTTTGAGCGCCAGCTGCTCAGCGGCGAGCTGGAAGTAGAGCTGATTCCGCAGGGCACCCTGGCCGAGCGCATCCGCGCTGGCGGAGCGGGCATCCCGGCCTTCTTCACGCCCGCCGGCTACGGCACCGAGGTAGGCGAAGGCAAGGAAAGCCGGGAGTTTAACGGCAAAATGTACTTGCTGGAAACCGCCCTGCACGCCGACTTTGCCTTCGTGAAAGCCTGGAAGGGCGACACGGCCGGCAACCTGGTGTTTAAAGGCACCGCGCGCAACTTCAACCCCATGATGGCTACGGCCGGCAAAATCACGGTGGCGGAAGTGGAAGAGCTGGTACCCGCCGGCG from Hymenobacter taeanensis encodes:
- a CDS encoding bifunctional riboflavin kinase/FAD synthetase, with translation MDIIRDPAQFPHLGNAVVTSGTFDGVHVGHQQILRRLREVADQSGGPAVVITYWPHPRLVLAPPSTHPAPMELHLLNTQEERSQKLAEYGVDYLLIIPFTQEFAAWTSEEYIQNILLRTVGTSKLVIGYDHRFGKNREGGFDYLSQHADRYGMTVEEIPREDVDAVGVSSTRIRRALEAGDVATANRYLGYDYPLTGTVVKGRQLGRTIGWPTANIHCEEPMKLIPARGVYAVMATTVAGTHHAAMLNIGVRPTVGGNLAQTVEAHLLDFDGDLYDQPLTVQFVARLRDEQKFEGLDALKAQLYLDAAEARRHLIGG
- a CDS encoding carboxypeptidase-like regulatory domain-containing protein — encoded protein: MAAFFYLRIILLLLGWFSATACLSQSTGTLTGTVRDSVTQAPLELASLFLANTTYGASTNAKGEFSLPNVPVGQYDLVISYLGYKLYKRSIAVKPGPQTLTLLLTPSAQQLGEVVVRPNPNREADYQRFVQTFLGQSAFSRQCRIRNPKDVYVDYDSDKNELTATSPAFVQVDNDALGYRVKYYGLKFTQNFREQYVVFYGYPVFEEMKARNERQQRRWAANREQAYRGSLTHFLHSIYTGQVTPEGFLVQKMRVVPNPKFPRADSLANALRLARRNTVFSSADQDSLSRWVKVPRAFSMLYTAPRPLDSLRGVQPDSGRVWLRFRDYLQVTYLKEAPDPAYHTARPISAAAAAALPPKGQISTLILLQPEIEIQKNGQLTEPLGVFTDGYWGFEKMGEFLPLDYAPAAPAP
- a CDS encoding CoA transferase subunit A → MINKVVADASEALHGITDGMTLMLGGFGLCGIPENSIQELLRRGVKNLTCISNNAGVDDFGIGLLLQTKQVRKMISSYVGENAEFERQLLSGELEVELIPQGTLAERIRAGGAGIPAFFTPAGYGTEVGEGKESREFNGKMYLLETALHADFAFVKAWKGDTAGNLVFKGTARNFNPMMATAGKITVAEVEELVPAGELDPNQIHTPGIFVQRIFKGEKYEKRIEQRTVRAAAN